In Oreochromis aureus strain Israel breed Guangdong linkage group 15, ZZ_aureus, whole genome shotgun sequence, a single genomic region encodes these proteins:
- the LOC116309415 gene encoding sterile alpha motif domain-containing protein 12-like: MGLSKGPSSWSVEEVLEWIQEQYPTTMTLLHKAVIKHDITGRVLLRLKDHQLKLLGVEDEKQQQEILQDLLLLKVQEEISELSDICSEFLSP, from the exons ATGGGCCTATCAAAGGGGCCGTCATCATGGTCAGTGGAAGAAGTGCTGGAGTGGATTCAGGAACAGTATCCGACCACGATGACCCTACTCCACAAAGCCGTAATCAAACATGACATAACAG GCCGTGTGTTGCTGAGACTAAAGGACCATCAGCTGAAGCTTCTTGGGGTGGAAGatgagaagcagcagcaggaaatCTTGCAGGACCTCCTTCTTCTCAAAGTTCAGGAAGAAATCAGTGAACTTAGTGATATCTGCTCTG AGTTTCTTTCTCCATGA